From a region of the Drosophila virilis strain 15010-1051.87 chromosome 3, Dvir_AGI_RSII-ME, whole genome shotgun sequence genome:
- the LOC6623751 gene encoding zinc finger protein Paris, which yields MEELCRVCMENSDLLTDIFAPLMNLQTKREPEFSMADILNELTGCQMIVNYKSELPQYICTNCMERAKAALDFKRMVERNSERFVQLHSISGDQKCKVKLKQEEDDLIAICNMLNAEDLQLMDNLAEEETKELKIESNATHQYNTRRKRLNRYSVSNMSSKSFLSVSGLDDEDEKKTSLACPHCQYVPSNKGNLKAHLRTHTGERPFQCPHCPRTFTQKQNMTVHTRTHTGERPYKCAACPKSFAQLAGLIAHSRRRPWDHILESEHAIKQDRLRKHRRKKVHS from the coding sequence aTGGAAGAACTGTGTCGTGTTTGCATGGAAAACTCTGATCTTTTGACAGATATATTTGCACCCCTAATGAACTTACAGACAAAACGAGAGCCTGAATTCAGCATGGCCGACATTCTCAACGAACTAACCGGCTGCCAAATGATTGTTAATTACAAAAGTGAACTGCCGcaatatatttgcacaaattgcaTGGAGAGAGCAAAGGCGGCATTGGATTTCAAACGCATGGTGGAAAGGAACAGTGAACGCTTTGTGCAGCTACACAGCATATCCGGAGATCAGAAGTGTAAGGTGAAACTGAAACAGGAAGAGGACGATCTCATTGCCATCTGCAACATGCTCAATGCAGAGGACTTACAGCTTATGGACAACCTGGCGGAGGAGGAAACAAAAGAGTTGAAAATTGAATCGAATGCAACGCATCAGTACAACACCCGACGCAAGAGACTGAACAGATACAGCGTATCGAACATGAGCAGCAAGAGCTTCCTGAGCGTAAGCGGCCTGGACGATGAGGACGAGAAGAAGACATCTCTTGCATGTCCCCACTGCCAATACGTTCCAAGCAACAAGGGCAATCTGAAGGCCCATCTCCGCACACACACCGGGGAGCGTCCATTCCAATGCCCGCACTGCCCAAGGACATTCacgcaaaagcaaaatatgaccgtgcacacacgcacgcacaccgGAGAGCGTCCATATAAATGTGCCGCGTGTCCCAAGTCCTTTGCTCAGCTAGCGGGCTTAATTGCCCACAGTCGCCGACGTCCATGGGATCACATATTGGAGTCGGAACATGCAATAAAACAAGACCGTCTTAGAAAACACCGTCGCAAGAAGGTGCACAGCtaa
- the LOC6623808 gene encoding uncharacterized protein, with translation MCGILAIFSPDGRAIQAQSVHSLRELAYRQSGKQRHRGPDDTGVLVIAEQGVALVHERLAVIGVETGHQPLQSRDGNISLIANGEIYNYVELARQIATRLPGYQPKSDSNVIIELYEEHGAELLQHIRGMFSFVLYDRRRRQLLVARDPLGIIPLYMGHDAAGNIWFASEMKCLTGVCQQLGIFPPGHVAAGTVEQLQQLQPVRYYKPSWRRVMPTRQVQLQELRAQLELAVRTHLQCDVPFGALLSGGVDSSLIAAIAARIMRERNAGHKLRTFSVGMHGSPDFEHAHLVAQHIGSQHEEIAFSVEDCLDGVRDLIYHLESYDVATVRCSLPMFYLARHIKSTGIKMILSGEGADEIFGGYLYFHKAPNYEQFHEEMVTRCEQLHVSDILRANKVTMSKGLELRVPFLDTSLVDHVMSIRPQDKIPGPLNEYLGQRKWRMEKFVLRQAFAGDYLPDAVLWRQKEQFSDGVGYALIDALPEFAARHVSDAQLLAAQERFPINPPKTKEAFYYRCIFEEQFPGEAAANTVEKWAPRLDWGCPEDPSGRAQTAHDQAYGKC, from the coding sequence ATGTGCGGCATTTTGGCCATATTCTCGCCGGACGGCCGAGCGATCCAGGCGCAGAGCGTGCACAGCCTGCGGGAGCTGGCGTATCGTCAGAGCGGCAAGCAAAGGCATCGCGGTCCGGACGACACCGGCGTCCTGGTTATAGCCGAGCAGGGCGTGGCTCTGGTGCACGAGCGTCTGGCTGTGATCGGCGTGGAGACGGGTCACCAGCCGCTGCAGTCCCGCGACGGCAACATCTCGCTGATAGCCAACGGCGAGATATACAACTATGTGGAGCTGGCCCGGCAGATTGCCACACGGCTGCCCGGTTATCAGCCGAAGAGCGACAGCAATGTGATCATCGAGCTGTACGAGGAGCACGGCgccgagctgctgcagcacatCAGGGGCATGTTCAGCTTTGTGCTGTACGATCGCCGACGTCGGCAGCTGCTGGTGGCACGCGATCCTCTGGGCATCATACCGCTCTATATGGGCCACGATGCGGCGGGCAACATCTGGTTCGCCTCGGAAATGAAGTGCCTGACGGGCGTCTGCCAGCAGCTGGGCATCTTTCCGCCCGGCCATGTGGCCGCGGGCACTgtggagcaactgcagcagctgcagccggtGCGCTATTACAAGCCCAGCTGGAGACGTGTGATGCCCACGCGGCAGGTGCAGCTGCAGGAGCTGCGTGCTCAGCTGGAGCTGGCCGTGCGCACGCATCTGCAGTGTGATGTGCCCTTCGGGGCGCTGCTGTCGGGCGGCGTGGACTCCAGCCTGATAGCCGCCATTGCGGCCAGGATAATGAGAGAACGGAATGCCGGGCACAAGCTGCGCACCTTCTCGGTGGGCATGCACGGCTCGCCGGACTTCGAGCATGCGCACCTGGTGGCCCAGCACATTGGCAGCCAGCACGAGGAGATCGCGTTCAGTGTGGAGGACTGCCTGGACGGTGTGCGCGATCTGATCTATCATCTGGAGTCCTACGATGTGGCCACCGTGCGCTGCAGTCTGCCCATGTTCTATCTGGCCAGGCACATCAAGAGTACGGGCATCAAGATGATACTCTCCGGCGAGGGCGCAGACGAAATATTTGGGGGCTATTTGTACTTCCACAAGGCGCCCAACTATGAGCAGTTCCACGAGGAGATGGTCACACGCTGCGAGCAGCTGCATGTCTCCGACATACTGCGCGCCAACAAGGTGACCATGTCCAAGGGCCTGGAGCTGCGCGTACCCTTCCTGGACACCAGCCTGGTGGATCATGTGATGAGCATACGGCCGCAGGACAAGATACCGGGTCCACTGAACGAGTACCTGGGCCAGCGCAAGTGGCGCATGGAGAAGTTCGTGCTGCGCCAGGCATTCGCCGGCGACTATCTGCCGGATGCCGTGCTCTGGCGCCAGAAGGAGCAGTTCTCGGATGGCGTCGGCTATGCCCTCATCGATGCCTTGCCCGAGTTTGCGGCTCGCCATGTCAGCGATGCCCAGCTGCTGGCGGCGCAGGAACGCTTTCCCATCAATCCACCCAAGACCAAGGAGGCCTTCTACTATCGCTGCATCTTTGAGGAACAGTTTCCGGGCGAAGCAGCTGCCAACACCGTAGAGAAGTGGGCGCCACGTCTGGACTGGGGCTGTCCAGAGGATCCCTCCGGACGAGCACAAACGGCACACGACCAGGCCTATGGAAAGTGTTAG
- the LOC6623763 gene encoding uncharacterized protein: MCGIFAIFSSDGRPIETQCFQGSKHSLRELAYRQSGRQRHRGPDSTGVVVIPEQGVAMVHERLRIVGVEMGDQPFVSDSGDLVLVANGEIYNYLELSAQIAKRRSGYKPKSDCHVILELYQDYGLELLQHITGMYAFALYDKRSKELLLARDPFGIIPMYIGEDAAGNVWIASELKCLAACCDRVETFTPGEARFGRVGAMRRWRHFEQPWQKQLPSLPCDLSLLRASLESAVRTHLHCDVHFGALLSGGVDSSLIASIATKIMRETNPSYRLKTFSVGLRNAPDFEAARQVAKYIDSEHTELIFEIDEALDGIRDIVYHLETYDVTTVRCSLPMLLLARYIKSTGIKMILSGEGADEIFGGYLYFHKAPNYEQFHEELVKRVQQLHLSDCLRANKVAMAKGVELRVPFLDTEFVNYVMNIRPQDKIPGPLNEFKDERKSRMEKFVLRAAFAEDYLPDAVLWRQKEQFSDGVGYDWIDSIRRVATSHVDDAEFAQAAERFPFNTPTTKEAFYYRCIFEQQFPGESAARTVVRWVPRLDWGCPEDPSGRAQAVHQNKSEQ, translated from the coding sequence ATGTGCGGTATATTTGCAATATTCTCCAGCGATGGCAGGCCCATTGAGACGCAGTGCTTCCAGGGCAGCAAGCACAGTTTGCGGGAGCTGGCGTATCGGCAGAGCGGCAGGCAGCGGCATCGCGGGCCCGACTCCACGGGCGTTGTGGTTATACCCGAGCAGGGCGTGGCCATGGTGCACGAACGTCTGCGCATTGTGGGCGTCGAAATGGGCGATCAGCCGTTTGTCTCCGACAGCGGCGACCTCGTGCTGGTGGCCAATGGCGAAATCTACAACTATCTGGAGCTATCCGCGCAGATTGCGAAGCGGCGCAGCGGCTACAAGCCCAAAAGCGATTGCCACGTCATATTGGAACTGTATCAGGATTACGGcttggagctgctgcagcacatAACGGGCATGTACGCCTTTGCACTGTACGATAAGCGCAgcaaggagctgctgctggcacgcGATCCCTTCGGCATTATACCCATGTACATAGGCGAGGATGCCGCCGGCAACGTGTGGATCGCCTCCGAGCTGAAGTGTCTGGCCGCCTGCTGTGACCGCGTGGAGACCTTTACGCCCGGCGAGGCGCGATTTGGGCGTGTCGGCGCCATGCGTCGCTGGCGCCACTTCGAGCAGCCCTGGCAGAAGCAGCTGCCCAGCCTGCCCTGCGACCTGTCGCTGCTGCGCGCCAGCCTGGAGTCGGCGGTGCGCACCCATCTCCACTGCGATGTGCACTTTGGGGCGTTGCTTTCGGGCGGCGTCGACTCCAGCCTGATTGCGTCGATTGCCACGAAAATCATGCGCGAGACCAATCCCAGCTACAGACTGAAGACCTTCTCCGTGGGCCTGCGCAACGCACCGGACTTTGAGGCCGCCCGCCAGGTGGCCAAGTACATAGACAGCGAGCACACCGAGCTAATCTTCGAGATAGACGAGGCCCTCGACGGCATACGCGACATTGTCTATCATCTGGAGACGTACGATGTGACCACGGTGCGCTGCAGCCTGcccatgctgctgctggcgcgcTACATCAAGAGCACGGGCATCAAGATGATACTCTCTGGCGAGGGCGCAGACGAAATATTTGGCGGCTATTTGTACTTCCACAAGGCGCCCAACTACGAGCAGTTCCACGAGGAGCTGGTGAAGcgtgtgcagcagctgcatttgtCCGATTGCCTGCGCGCCAACAAGGTGGCCATGGCCAAGGGCGTGGAGCTGCGTGTGCCCTTCCTGGACACGGAGTTTGTCAACTATGTGATGAACATACGGCCGCAGGACAAGATACCCGGCCCGCTGAACGAGTTCAAGGATGAGCGCAAGTCGCGCATGGAGAAGTTTGTGCTGCGCGCGGCCTTTGCCGAGGACTATCTGCCGGATGCCGTGCTCTGGCGCCAGAAGGAGCAGTTCTCCGATGGCGTCGGCTACGACTGGATTGACAGTATTCGCCGCGTGGCCACCAGCCACGTGGACGATGCGGAGTTCGCGCAGGCCGCCGAACGATTTCCCTTCAACACGCCCACCACGAAGGAGGCGTTTTATTATCGCTGCATATTTGAGCAGCAGTTTCCGGGCGAGTCGGCGGCACGGACGGTGGTTAGATGGGTGCCACGCCTGGACTGGGGTTGTCCGGAGGATCCGTCGGGTCGGGCGCAGGCCGTGCACCAGAATAAATCGGAGCAATAA
- the bora gene encoding protein aurora borealis: MYTDEVRTPQALKTRYYASLNELKCRVTASGRRSSSSISGNNFTAAASATPSNGAKPNKSKSSPQMCTTACTPPPKRLQKVRNPFEGALAERLHLPLIASPSLFQCRSGTPQLSSTQFEWDIEEVSQLKPADVEPHETQFHDSPDPEQESKAQLAISAFFKESHIVPSPVDCPLRKQRIIINEINDNTPISNKTKPRSRNCEVQTELTLPPVLPKALEEALRPYLQPHLAGMQLNKSGSSGDVFNSSMRRKLFDLQNIIVLGEMDPQEQQQQPLPPDEQHAQMVGSSPQAKQTMFAGRLSDSAGEGSNSFGCLSPIRNLCGLPPGTPDDGNGPGSSRRRKQLLHDLVELPSPIAPSEHLSRRLHKSSTSSEHVTLSELTGTGRAACKFTPDRSSSPMALEYSTDSSINQRVSRLRVNSARQLPNTSILDEVKLVLAERDDDEAAAVDAEPDFETDEDEDGDGDGDVDGMQLSQLSTHSFNCSSNSDTPRGHRRHRSANRKNLSQSFGANLLDDGEQLDEPQIEEYVAPQPEGSVEPPRIGFYRTDSGFNETSSTSNFACSQELPSGSHYECTSLDVSMVCCSTPSTRS; this comes from the exons ATGTACACAGATGAGGTGCGCACGCCGCAAGCACTCAAGACCAGATACTATGCCAGCCTAAACGAGCTAAAATGCCGCGTTACGGCCAGCGGCAGgcgcagtagcagcagcatcagcggcaACAATTTCACGGCAGCGGCGTCTGCAACGCCGTCGAATGGCGCCAAACCGAACAAATCGAAAAGCAGCCCCCAAATGTGCACAACAGCCTGCACACCGCCCCCCAAACGATTGCAGAAGGTGCGGAATCCATTCGAAGGCGCCTTGGCCGAGCGTCTACATTTACCGCTAATTGCCag TCCCTCGCTTTTTCAGTGTCGATCTGGCACGCCGCAGCTCTCGTCCACGCAATTTGAATGGGACATTGAGGAAGTGTCCCAGCTGAAGCCTGCCGATGTGGAGCCACACGAGACGCAATTTCATGACTCGCCGGATCCCGAGCAGGAGTCCAAAGCGCAACTGGCCATCAGTGCCTTCTTCAAGGAATCCCACATAGTGCCCAGTCCCGTTGACTGTCCGCTGCGCAAGCAGCGTATTATAATCAATGAAATCAATGACAATACGCCCATATCGAATAAAACCAAACCGCGTTCACGCAACTGCGAGGTCCAGACGGAACTGACGCTGCCGCCGGTGCTGCCCAAAGCTTTGGAAGAAGCGCTGCGTCCTTATCTGCAGCCACATTTGGCTGGCATGCAACTGAACAAGTCTGGCAGCAGTGGCGATGTCTTCAACAGCTCCATGCGTCGCAAGTTGTTCGATTTGCAAAATATCATAGTGCTGGGTGAAATGGATCcgcaggagcagcaacagcagccgctgccacCTGACGAGCAGCATGCACAAATGGTGGGCTCCAGTCCGCAGGCCAAGCAGACCATGTTCGCCGGTCGCCTCTCAGACTCGGCTGGCGAGGGCTCCAACAGTTTTGGCTGCCTCTCACCCATACGCAATCTGTGCGGCCTGCCGCCGGGCACACCGGACGATGGCAATGGACCGGGTAGCTCACGCAGGcgaaagcagctgctgcacgaCCTAGTTGAGCTACCTTCGCCCATAGCACCGTCGGAGCATTTGAGCAGACGCCTGCACAagagcagcaccagcagcgaGCACGTGACCCTCTCGGAGCTCACGGGCACTGGGCGAGCGGCGTGCAAATTTACGCCCGATCGCAGTTCATCACCGATGGCATTGGAGTACTCGACAGACAGCAGCATCAATCAGCGTGTGAGCCGTTTGCGCGTGAATAGTGCGCGGCAATTGCCGAACACGTCCATCCTGGATGAGGTAAAGCTGGTGCTGGCCGAGCGAGATGATGACGAAGCGGCTGCTGTGGATGCAGAGCCTGATTTTGAGACAGATGAAGATGAGGATGGAGATGGGGATGGGGATGTGGATGGGATGCAATTGTCGCAGCTCTCGACGCATAGTTTTAATTGTAGCTCCAATTCGGATACTCCACGCGGACATCGCCGACATCGTTCCGCAAATCGCAAGAATCTGTCGCAATCCTTTGGCGCCAATCTGCTGGATGATGGGGAACAGCTCGACGAGCCACAGATAGAAGAATATGTGGCACCACAGCCGGAGGGCAGTGTTGAGCCCCCACGTATTGGTTTTTATCGCACGGATAGCGGCTTCAATGAAACCAGCAGCACATCTAATTTTGCCTGCTCCCAGGAGCTGCCCAGCGGCAGCCACTACGAATGCACTTCACTTGATGTCTCCATGGTTTGCTGCTCGACGCCCTCTACACGTTCCTGA
- the chb gene encoding CLIP-associating protein has translation MAYRKPTDLDGFIQQMPKADMRVKVQLAEDLVTFLSDDTNSIVCTDMGFLIDNLMPWLTGSHFKIAQKSLEAFSELIKRLGSDFNAYTQTVLPHVIDRLGDSRDTVREKAQLLLRDLMEHKVQTAQALIDKLATSCFKHKNAKVREEFLQTLVNALHEYGTQQLSVRVYIMPVCALLGDPTVNVREAAIQTLVEIYKHVGDRLRPDLRRIEDMPASKLALLEQKFDQVKLEGLLLPSALRNSNGNGLDEADNISLRDRPTKIVKRQLHSATTSTLRPKPSAHDMAGDAGAVTMDIFEASFEQVPQLTIFHAKDMDDIYKQILLIISDKNADWEKRVDAVKKVRSLLLINYQAQPQFMVVQLKELSLGFLDILKEELRSQVIREACITIAYMSKTLRNKLDAFCWSILEQLIQLIQNSAKVIASASTLALKYIIKYTHSPKLLKIYTDTLNQSKSKDIRATLCELMVLLFEEWQTKALERHAVIFRDTLKKSLSDADSEARRHSRLAYWAFRRHFPDLADHIYGSLDIAAQRALERERDGGASNGSSSSQQSLDSRRTVATSRIGRTTTALQKPTPNMRSISAVDTAAAQRAKARAQYTLYSRQKKPAASLQSSAGGSTAGSGSLPRPRLNSHSNSGGGGGGGAHQTVSPGTATPSTRIGRTRAGVSQSQPGSRSTSPSTKLRDHYGMGSYYRGATGAIPKKASGIPRSTASSRETSPNRLGGGGGGSGIMKRSIYSTGSSARRTPERNNPVRSTAASRMLAQSREAEQSLGNNDAETPDFVSGDFMRTGGIRMGRKLLGRDESDDIDSEASSVCSERSFDSSYTRGNNSLSNYSLSGSRNRLDWNSQRAPFDDIETIIQYCASTHWSERKDGLISLTQYLADGKELTQQQLQCVLDMFRKMFMDTHTKVYSLFLDTVTELILVHAPELHDWLFILLTRLFNKLGTDLLNSMHSKIWKTLQVVHEYFPTQLQLKELFRIISDNTQTPTTKTRIAILRFLTDLVNTYGKSSDFPSDQTQSCERTVLKLAQMSGDHKSIELRSQARLCLVALYNLNTPQMTKMLAALPKGYQDTARLCIQSNLRRQSSGANSPSSSPLSSSSPKPLQSPSVGPFASLNMHMNSSPRSRQSSVEQELLYGCSELEVQHNIQKTSEEIRSCFAGGQYQSLAPNGYNGHHLQFALDQQQQQQQQQQMTAQQDSLSSNSKTQSSANTTQSNTPESATMRLDTAAPPMQQPTPKVSLTIATNGELILPGNLYESEVMRVALTLNKDQPVEQLQTALNNLGICIRGGNCELPNKHFKSIMRMLLHMLEAEHTDVIISGLHVLSKIVRSDKMRHNWLNFLELILLKIINCYQHSKEALREIDTMIPRLAPALPLDLTINIVNPVIATGAFPANLCAIKILLEVTEQHGTEITDAHLDAVFPNLARSADDVQSMVRKAAVFCIVKLYLVLGEEKLSPKLSAMNPSKVRLLKVYIDKQRSSSNSAGGSTKNSSAASSS, from the coding sequence ATGGCGTACCGCAAGCCAACCGATTTGGATGGCTTCATTCAACAGATGCCAAAGGCGGATATGCGCGTCAAGGTGCAATTGGCTGAAGATCTGGTGACATTCCTCAGCGACGACACCAATTCAATTGTCTGCACAGACATGGGCTTCCTCATTGACAATCTGATGCCGTGGCTGACGGGCAGCCACTTTAAGATCGCACAAAAGTCACTCGAGGCCTTTTCGGAGCTGATCAAGCGTCTGGGCAGCGATTTTAATGCCTACACACAAACCGTGCTGCCCCACGTGATCGATCGCCTGGGCGATAGTCGGGACACGGTGCGCGAAAAGGCGCAGCTGCTCTTGCGTGATCTAATGGAGCACAAAGTGCAAACGGCTCAAGCGTTAATTGACAAACTGGCCACCAGCTGCTTCAAGCACAAGAATGCCAAAGTGCGCGAGGAGTTCCTTCAGACACTTGTCAATGCCCTGCACGAATAcggaacacaacagctgagCGTCCGGGTCTATATAATGCCGGTCTGTGCACTGCTCGGTGATCCCACGGTGAATGTACGCGAAGCGGCCATACAGACGCTCGTCGAGATATACAAGCATGTGGGGGATCGCCTGAGGCCAGATCTAAGGCGTATCGAGGATATGCCCGCCTCCAAGCTGGCCCTGCTCGAGCAAAAGTTCGATCAGGTCAAGCTGGAGGGTCTGCTGTTGCCCTCCGCCCTGCGCAATTCCAATGGCAATGGCCTGGACGAGGCGGACAACATTTCGCTGCGGGATCGACCCACAAAAATCGTAAAGCGACAATTGCACTCGGCCACAACGTCTACGCTGCGTCCAAAGCCAAGTGCCCACGATATGGCCGGCGATGCGGGCGCCGTCACAATGGACATTTTTGAGGCCAGCTTTGAGCAGGTGCCGCAACTGACTATATTCCATGCCAAGGACATGGATGATATATACAAGCAAATATTGTTAATCATTAGCGATAAAAATGCCGACTGGGAGAAGCGTGTGGATGCGGTCAAGAAGGTGCGCTCATTGCTGCTCATCAATTACCAGGCGCAGCCGCAATTTATGGTCGTGCAGCTGAAGGAACTATCGTTGGGCTTCCTGGACATACTGAAGGAGGAGCTGCGCTCGCAAGTGATACGCGAGGCGTGCATCACAATCGCGTACATGTCCAAGACGTTGCGCAATAAATTGGACGCCTTCTGCTGGAGCATACTCGAGCAGTTGATCCAGCTGATTCAGAACTCGGCCAAGGTGATTGCGTCCGCCTCGACGCTGGCACTCAAATATATTATCAAATACACACATTCGCCCAAGCTGCTTAAGATCTACACGGACACACTGAATCAGTCCAAGTCGAAGGACATACGCGCCACGCTCTGTGAGCTGATGGTGCTGCTCTTCGAGGAGTGGCAAACCAAGGCGCTGGAACGGCATGCGGTCATCTTTCGCGACACGCTCAAGAAGTCGCTCAGCGACGCGGACAGCGAGGCGCGACGGCACTCGCGCCTGGCCTACTGGGCGTTCCGGCGACACTTTCCCGATCTGGCGGACCACATCTACGGCAGCCTGGACATAGCCGCACAGCGTGCGCTCGAGCGGGAGCGCGATGGTGGCGCCTcgaatggcagcagcagcagtcagcaGTCGTTGGACTCGCGTCGCACGGTGGCCACATCGCGCATTGGACGCACAACGACCGCATTGCAGAAGCCGACGCCCAACATGCGCTCCATTTCGGCGGTGGACACGGCGGCGGCACAGCGCGCCAAGGCACGTGCCCAATACACGCTCTATTCGCGCCAGAAGAAGCCGGCGGCGAGCCTACAGTCATCAGCTGGCGGCAGCACAGCTGGCTCCGGCTCATTGCCGCGCCCGCGTCTCAATTCACATAGcaacagcggcggcggcggcggcggcggcgcccaTCAGACTGTCTCGCCGGGCACAGCGACGCCCAGCACACGGATCGGACGCACACGCGCCGGCGTCTCACAATCGCAGCCCGGCTCGCGTTCCACCTCGCCCAGCACAAAGCTACGCGATCATTATGGCATGGGCAGCTATTACAGGGGCGCCACAGGAGCTATACCCAAGAAGGCATCCGGCATACCGCGCAGCACGGCCAGCTCCAGGGAGACGAGTCCCAATCGcttgggcggcggcggcggcggcagtggCATAATGAAACGCAGCATCTATTCAACGGGCTCCAGTGCGAGACGCACACCCGAACGCAATAATCCCGTGCGTAGCACAGCCGCATCACGTATGCTGGCGCAATCGCGCGAGGCGGAGCAATCGCTGGGCAACAATGATGCAGAGACGCCGGATTTTGTTTCGGGCGACTTTATGCGCACGGGCGGCATACGCATGGGCCGGAAGCTGCTGGGCCGTGACGAATCCGACGATATTGACTCGGAGGCCAGTTCGGTCTGCTCGGAGCGTTCCTTCGACTCGAGCTATACGCGCGGCAACAACTCCCTGTCCAACTACTCGCTGAGCGGTTCGCGCAATCGCCTCGACTGGAACAGCCAGCGGGCGCCGTTCGACGACATCGAGACGATCATACAGTACTGCGCCTCGACGCACTGGTCGGAGCGCAAGGATGGCCTGATCAGTCTCACCCAGTATCTGGCCGACGGCAAGGAGTTgacgcaacagcagctgcagtgtGTCCTGGACATGTTTCGCAAAATGTTTATGGATACGCACACTAAAGTCTACTCTTTGTTTTTAGATACGGTCACCGAGCTCATCCTGGTGCATGCACCCGAGCTCCACGACTGGCTGTTCATATTGTTGACGCGCCTGTTCAATAAGCTGGGCACCGATCTGCTCAACTCGATGCACAGCAAAATATGGAAAACGTTGCAGGTGGTACACGAGTATTTTCCaacgcagctgcagctcaagGAACTGTTTCGCATCATTTCGGACAATACGCAGACGCCGACAACCAAGACACGCATTGCCATTTTACGTTTCCTCACCGATCTGGTCAATACGTATGGCAAGAGCAGCGATTTTCCCAGCGATCAGACGCAAAGCTGTGAGCGAACCGTGCTCAAACTGGCCCAAATGTCGGGAGATCACAAATCGATTGAGCTGCGCTCCCAGGCTCGCCTGTGCCTGGTGGCGCTCTACAATCTGAATACGCCGCAGATGACCAAGATGCTGGCCGCACTGCCCAAGGGCTATCAGGATACGGCACGCTTGTGCATTCAGTCGAATCTACGGCGACAGAGCAGCGGAGCCAATTCGCCGAGCAGCTCGccgctgagcagcagcagcccgaaGCCGTTGCAGAGCCCCAGCGTTGGTCCGTTTGCCTCGCTCAATATGCACATGAATTCTAGTCCACGTTCGCGTCAATCCTCTGTGGAGCAGGAGCTGCTCTACGGCTGCTCCGAGCTGGAGGTGCAGCACAATATACAAAAGACCTCCGAGGAGATACGTTCCTGCTTCGCTGGCGGCCAGTATCAGTCGCTGGCGCCCAACGGTTACAATGGACACCATCTGCAGTTCGCCTtggatcagcagcagcagcagcagcagcaacaacagatgACGGCGCAGCAGGACTCGCTGTCGTCCAACTCGAAAACACAATCGTCGGCCAATACAACGCAATCGAATACCCCGGAATCGGCCACCATGCGATTGGACACGGCAGCTCCGCCAATGCAACAGCCAACGCCCAAAGTATCTCTGACGATCGCCACGAATGGTGAACTTATATTGCCGGGTAATCTGTACGAGAGCGAGGTGATGCGCGTCGCGCTCACGCTCAACAAGGATCAGCCCGTCGAGCAGCTGCAAACGGCGCTCAACAATCTGGGCATTTGCATACGCGGCGGCAACTGCGAACTGCCCAATAAGCATTTCAAGTCCATAATGCGCATGCTGCTCCATATGCTGGAGGCGGAGCATACGGACGTGATCATCTCGGGCCTGCATGTGCTGAGCAAAATTGTGCGCAGCGACAAGATGCGGCACAACTGGCTGAACTTCCTCGAGCTGATACTGCTGAAGATCATCAATTGCTATCAGCACAGCAAGGAGGCGCTGCGCGAGATTGACACCATGATACCCAGGCTGGCGCCCGCTCTGCCACTGGATCTGACCATTAACATTGTCAATCCGGTGATAGCGACGGGCGCCTTTCCGGCCAATCTGTGCGCCATTAAAATCCTGCTCGAGGTAACCGAACAGCATGGCACCGAGATCACCGATGCCCATCTGGACGCCGTCTTTCCTAATCTGGCGCGTTCCGCGGACGATGTGCAGTCGATGGTGCGCAAGGCGGCCGTCTTTTGCATTGTCAAACTGTATCTTGTGCTCGGCGAGGAGAAGCTCAGTCCCAAGCTCTCCGCCATGAATCCCAGCAAGGTGCGTCTGCTAAAAGTGTACATTGACAAGCAGCGCAGCTCGAGCAATTCGGCCGGTGGCTCCACAAAGAACTCCTCGGCGGCCTCCTCCTCATGA